The Quatrionicoccus australiensis nucleotide sequence TGCGTCGATCATCGCCTTGACGGCACGCGGCTGCACGCCGTCGCGCGTGTGATAGTCGGCGCCGGTGTAGCCCCACCAGTCCCAGCAGCCTTTCGGATTGAGCACCCACTTGCTGGAGCCGAAGGCGAAACCGTTGCGCGTTGCCGTTTGCGGGTAGAGCACGATCAGGCGATTGCTCGCCGCCCAGTGGTTGTAGCCGGCGCCCTCGATGAAGCGGCGGCCGACTTCGCCGACATTCTGGCGGCAGCCGTGGAAGGCGACGTGCACGCGGCAACCGCCGGCCTGGCAGGTTTTCGGCACGAAGGCATAGCCTTCCTCGGCCAGGCTGGCATCGGCGGCGCTGCCGTCGATAAAGGGGCGCTGGTCGAAGGCGACCAGCTCGCCGTCGCTGGCCGTGGTCGACGGCTGCAAGGGGCCGAGCAGGTGGGTCAGCAACTGGCCGGCCGCGTCGAAATCCTGGCAGCGGTTGATGAAGGGCGGATTCGAGGTGTTGCAGGCATTCGGCAGCGTATCGGCCACCGACGGCATGGCGTGGCCGGCGTCGGCCAGCTTGACGTAGCGCAGCGCGCCTTCCGGCAGCACTTCGCGATAGAAGGCGGCGAGCGTATCGACCACGGCCGGGGCGACGGTCTTATCGGCGCTGCCCGAGAACAGCCAGACGCGGTCATCGCGCAGGTTCTTCACCGGGTCGATCTTGCCGGCGGTTGCGAGCTTTTCGATGGTTTTCAGGGTGTCGACCGGTGCGGGCGGGGCATCCTTGCCGGTCGGCTCCATGCAGTTGGCGAGCGCCCGGCCAACGGCGCCTTCGGCACAGTAATAGGGGCCGGCCGCGAGCACGCCGGCGCCGCGCACCAGGCTGGAATAGGCGACTTCGAATTGCACGGCCATGTAGCCGCCGGAGGAAATGCCGGACACGGTGACGCCGGCGACGTTGGCGCCCAGGCTGGGCAGGGGCGGCGCGGCCTGAACACCGGTGGCGGCGAGGAGCAAGGCAAGAGCGCCGGCAGGGCGCAGCGGGAGGAATTTCATGACGTTGCGGACTCCGTGGCAGGCGTGGGCGGATGGCTATCCGGGCGGCGGCAGGATAACAGATGCCGGCCCGCCCGGCGGTCGACGTCTGGCGAACGGCATTTTTCTTTAGAATGGCGGCTTCGCCATCAACCGAATGCCCCCCATGGCCGGAGCCAGCCTGCTTGCCCTGTTAGACGACATTGCCACCATCCTCGACGATGTCGCGGTGATGACCAAGGTCGCTGCCCAGAAAACCGCCGGCGTGCTTGGCGACGATCTGGCACTCAATGCAGAGCAGGTGTCCGGCGTGCGCGCCGAGCGCGAGCTGCCCGTGGTCTGGGCGGTGGCGGTCGGTTCGCTGAAGAACAAGGCGATCCTGGTGCCGGCGGCGCTGGCGATCAGCAGCTTCATCCCGTGGGCGGTCATGCCGCTGCTGATGGTCGGCGGTTTCTACCTGTGCCTCGAAGGCGTCGAGAAACTCGCCCACAAATGGCTGCACAGCCCGGCCGAGGATCAGGCGCACCATGCCGAGGAACTGGCCGCGGTGGCCGACGAAAACATCGACCTCGCCGCCTTCGAGGCGGACAAGATCAAGGGCGCGATCCGCACCGACTTCGTGCTTTCTGCCGAAATCATCGTCATCGCGCTCGGCACCGTCGCCGGTCAGCCCTTTGCGGCGCAACTGGCGGTGCTGGTCGGCATCGCGCTGATCATGACGGTCGGCGTCTATGGTTTTGTCGCCGGCATCGTCAAGATGGACGATCTCGGCATGCACCTGCTGACCAAGCCGGGCAGCCTGCGCCAGACCATCGGCAAGGGCCTGCTGCTGACTGCGCCGAAACTCATGAAGGCGCTGACCGTGATCGGTACCGCCGCGATGTTCCTGGTCGGCGGCGGCATCCTGGCGCATGGCGTCGAGCCGCTGCATCACTTCATCGAGCACGTCGGCGAAGTGGTCGGCCTGTTCGGTGGCGTCGTCGCTGCCTTGTTGAATGCGCTGGTCGGCGTTGCCGGCGGGGCGCTGGCGCTTGCCGTGGTTAGCCTGGCCGGCAAGCTGGGTGGTCTTTTCAAGGGGCAAAAAGCATGAGCAAGGCACTGCGTCTGTCGGAAAAATGGTTCCGTTTCGGCCTCTGGCTGGTCGCCTTCGTCTTCGCCAGCTTCCTGATCGGCCTCGGCGGCACGGTCGTGGAAAACCTGCCGCAGGTCGAGCATCACTACACGCTGGAAGATTTCATCGACCGGCCGGCCGCCGATGCGGCGCGCGCCGCCATCCGGTCGACGCAGGAAACACGGCAAAATGCCGACGAGAAAATGGCGCAGGCGCAACTGCGCCTCAACACCGCCCGCGCCGATGCGGCGACGGCGCGCGACACCTTCAACAACTGGCTGGCGACGCGCCACGTCACGCAGCGCCCGGAGCAGGACCCGGAACTGCTCGCCCGCACGCGCCAGCTTGATGGCCTCAAGGCAGCCGAGCGGCAGGCACTGAACGGCGTCGAAGCGCAGCAGCAGATCCTGCTCGATGCGCAGCAGGCCGAAGCGCACGCCCAGCGCGACTTGCGCGAGCTGGAACGGGTGGCTGGCGAGCAGCTGACGACCGAATTGCGCAGCCAGGAATTGCGCGTCTTCGGCTATCGCCTGCTGCTGACGCTGCCCCTGCTCGGCATCGCCGGCTGGCTGTTCGCCAAAAAGCGGCAGAGCACTTACTGGCCGTTCGTCTGGGGCTTCATCTACTTCGCGCTGTTCGCCTTCTTCGTCGAGCTGGTGCCTTACCTGCCGAGCTACGGCGGCTATGTGCGCTACGTGGTCGGCATCGTCATCACCGTGCTGGTCGGGCGCTCGGCGATCATCGCGCTGAACCGCTACCTGGAGCGCCAGAAGCAGGCCGAGTCCATGCCCGATGTCGAACGGCGCAAGGAGCTGTCCTACGACACGGCGCTGGCTCGCCTCGCCAAGAAGGTCTGCCCCGGCTGCGAACGCCCGGTCGATCTGGCCAACACGGCGATCGACTATTGCCCGCATTGCGGCATCTGCCTGTTCGATCATTGTGGCAAGTGCGAGCAGCGCAAGAGCGCCTTTGCGCGCTTCTGCCACGCTTGCGGTGCCGCAGCGCGGGCCGCCGAATAAAACTCCGGTGGGCAGGCGGCAAAAGCCGATCTGCCTGCCTTGTCGCAGCAACTTCATTTCGAGACGGAACCGCATGTACCGGCAAGCAGGGCGCAGATTACTGGCGCTGATCAAGGCAGATCTGCAGCATTTGACGACCATCCAGTCGTCCGACCGGCGCTGGCAACTACCGCTTTATGCCGCGCTGGCCTCGGGGTTGCCGCTGCTGGTCGGCGCCTGGTTCGGGCATCTCGATTACGGGCTGATCTCGTCGCTGGGCGGGCTGGTCTTCCTCTATACGCCGAACACGCCGCTCGGGCATCGCATGGTGCAACTGATGGCCAGCGCCTTCGGCATGATCGCCTGCTATACCTTCGGGGTGCTCAGCCATTTCTTCCCGCCACTGATCGTGCTGGTGCTCAGCGGCATCGCCATCCTGGTCAGCATGATCTGCCGCTACTATCGCCTGAACCCGCCGGGCAGCCTGTTCTTCATCATGGCGGCCTCGATCGGCGCCTATACGCCGGTCGATATTCTCCTGGTGCCGCTGCAGGTCGGTTTGCTGACCATGGGCGCCTTGCTCGCCTGCATGATCGCCTTTTTCTACAGCATTCACACGCTGCGCTACCTGCCGCCCCAGCCGGTTGAGCCGTTGCCGCCGGCCAGCTTCGATTTTGTCGTTTTCGACTCGGTGGTGATCGGCACCTTCGTCGGCATATCGCTGCTGCTCGCGCATCTGCTGCAATTGCCGCGCCCTTACTGGGTGCCGGTCAGCTGTCTGGCGGTCATCCAGGGCATGAACATGCGCGCCGTCTGGACGCGCCAGGTGCACCGCATGGCCGGCACGGTATTCGGCCTGCTGCTCGCCTGGGCGCTGCTGCAACTGCCGCTCAATCCGTGGAGCGTTTCGCTGATGATGATGCTGCTCGCCTTCGTCATCGAAACCCTGGTCGTGCGTCATTACGGCCTGGCGGTGATCTTCATCACACCGCTCACCATCCTGCTCGCCGAAGCCGTCCAGCTCGGCCACGGTTCGCCCGAAGCCACCGTGCTCGCCCGCCTGATCGACACCGTGCTCGGCTGCCTGGTCGGCATCGCCGGCGGCGCCTGCCTGCACAGCCCGCGTTTCCGGGCAGTGGTGGGGGGCTGGATGCGGCGGCTGATTCCGCAGCGATTGGTTTCCTGAAGGGCGATGCGGTCGGGCTGACGTTGTCCAGGGGAAGTTCCTGCTCGTCAGATAGCTATCGCTTGAACAGACGCCGCACCCGGAAAGCTGCCGGGAAAGACAGCTTGTAGCCCAAACTCAGGTTTGTCGCTGATAGCGCTCGGCGGCGTGGGCCTGCCTGAGGTCCGACATCAGCCCCTGGCGGGCGTCATCCAGCGCGTCCCAGCGCTCGGCGACATGCAGCGGCGGGATGGTGACCAGTTCGCGGCGGTCGAAGCCGACCAGCGCCGCATCGACAAGTTCCTCCACTTCCATCACCTCGGGCAGGGTGTTGACGTCCATGCCGCCCTTTTTCCAGATCTCGGTACGGGTCGCCGCCGGCAGCACGGCCTGCACGTAAACGCCCTTGGGCGCCAGTTCGACATTGAGGCCCTGCGACAGGAAGAGCACGAAGGCCTTGCTGGCGCCGTAGATCGACATGCCGAACTCGGGCGCAAAACTGACCACCGAGCCTATGTTGACGATCGCACCAGTGCCGGACCGCACGAAGCGCGGCGCGACCGCTGCCGCGAGCCGCGTCAGCGCGGTGGTGTTTAGCGCGATCAGGCTTTCGATGCTCTCGGCGGTCTGCTCGAGAAAGCCCTTGGATTGGGGCACGCCGGCGTTGTTGATCAGGATGCCGATCCGGGCGTCGTCGCGCAGATGGCTTTCGATCACAGACAGGTCGTCGGACTTGGTCAGGTCGGCTGGCAGCACGTCGACGGCCACCTTGCATTCCGCGCGCAGGCGGGCGGCCAGGGCTTCCAGGCGCGCCTTGTCGCGCGCCACGAGGACGAGGTCGTGGCCGCGGCGGGCGAAGCGTTTGGCGTAGGTGGCACCGATGCCGCTGGAGGCGCCGGTGATGAGGACGGTGGGAAGGGGGGGCATGGTTGTTTTCCTTGGTTGGGGCTGCTGGGGGTCAAACATGGAGGGACGGTTGATTCATCCTGACGACTACCTTGCCCTTGGCGCGGCCCTGGGCCAGGTAGTCGAGGGCTTCCTTGGCCTGCTCGAAAGGAAACACCTTGTCGATCACGGGGCGGATGCGCTCCGCTTCGAGAAGCTTGCCGATTTCGGTGAGTTGAGCGCCATCGGGATGGGCGAAGAGAAATGAATAGGTGATGTCCCGATTTTTCGCCAGGCGCATGATCTTGCGGCTCATCAAGCCGAAGACGAAAGTCAGGAAGAAATTCAGCCGCCTGGCGCGAGCGAACGCAGCATCCAGTGGGCCGACGAGCGAGACGATCTTCCCCCCTGGCTTGAGAATGCCAATGGATTTTTCAATGATGTCGCCCTTGAGCGTGCCGAGCAGTGCATCGTAGCCGCGCAGCACCTGCTCGAATGCCTGCTTCTTGTAGTCGATGACCTCGTCGGCGCCCAGGCGCCGTACCAGTTCCACGTTGCCCGTGCTGGTGGTCGTTCCCACCTTGGCGCCCAGGTGCTTTGCCAGCTGGATCGCAAAGGTACCGATGCCGCCAGACCCTGCCGGGATGAATACCTTCTGGCCAGTTCGAAGATTGGCTCGTTCCTTCAGCGCCTGCCAAGAGGTAAGCCCGACCATGGGGATCGAGGCGGCCTGCACGAAATCCAGATTGGCTGGCTTTGGCGCGGCAGCGCTCTCAGGCACCACAGCGAACTCGGCGATCGCGCCCGTGCCCAGATCGAAGATGTTGGCGAAGATGGCGTCGCCAGCCTTGAAGCGGGTCACGTCACGGCCTACCTCGATGACCACGCCGGCCAGATCGCTGCCCAGCGTGGCCGGAAGCTGGAAGTGCAGGACCGGTTTGAACATCCCCGTCATGATCATGTTGTCGACCGGGTTAACGCTGGCCGCGTGGACTTGTACAAGCAGTTCGTTGGCCTTTGGTACTGGGCGGGGAATGTTGTCGAACCCGATGTCGGGCGACTTGCCGTAGCGTTTGAAGGTGAGGGCTTTCATGATTTGGCTTTTCATCTCGGGGCTTTCGTTGTTGTTCGATCAGTTGGCAAGGAAATCCAGAACCTCTGACACAAAGGCCTGGTGATGCTGAAAGACGCCGCCGTGTCCCGAATCCGGATAGATTGTCAGGCGGGCGTTGGGCAGACGGCGCGCCATGTCCGCCGATAGGCTGCTGGCGACCATCAAGTCGTGGTCGCCGTTGGCGACGAGAACCGGTTGGGTGATGCGGGAGAAATCGTCGGGTTCGCCCAGGCCGGCGGTTTTGATGGCTTCGAGCTGGGCGCGCCTGGCCTGCAGCGAAATTGGCCGGTCGCGGTCCTTGGTCCGCTCCTTGAGCGCGGCGAAGTAAGCTCGTGCGGCATGCTTGCCTGCCAGCGTGCGGGGGAAGAACAGGAAATTCCGCGCATCGCTCCAGGTCAATGCCGACTTGAGATAAGCAAGGGCAGCAACCTTGTTGATCTCCTCAATCCCGCCGCCACCCTTTGGCCCCGTGCCGGCAAGGACCATCCGCCGGACGAGGTCGGGGGCCTGCAAAGCCACCATTTGCGCCACACCGCCGCCCAGCGAAAAACCGAGAAGGTCGACCTGCTGGTAGCCCAATGCCCTAATGAAGGCGATGGCGTCGCGCCCCATCTCTTCGATTGTGCGCGGCACCGAACCGCCCGAGCCGCCGACGCCGCGATTGTCGAAAGCGATCACCCGACGTTGTGCGGCGATGCCGTCGATGACCCGCGGATCCCAATCGTCGAGTACGGCCATCAAATGATGCAGAAAGACTACCGGCACGCCGGAAGTCGGGCCGAGTTCCCGATAGACGAAAGGCACGCCATTCACGTCGATGCGGCGGGTCGGTACATCTTTCCACTTCACGCTACTCATTTTTCGCTCCTCAAAGTCGGCTGGGAAATCATTCATCATTCAAGGCGCCAGATCGCTGGATCGGCGGTCGCCAAAGTGTTACTATCAATTTGAAACGAACAATACTATCAATTTGATATCAAGTCACTACCAAAACGATATGAACGACGATAAAGTTTCCAATGAGCCCTGTCCGATCGCGCGCAGCGTGGCTTTCGCCGGCGACGCATGGAGTCTCTTGATCCTGCGCGATGCCCATGCCGGCCTGGCGCGCTTCGACCAGTTCCGGAAAAGCCTGGGCATCGCCCCGACGATGCTGACCCGGCGGCTGGCGACTTTGACGGAGGAGGGCTTACTCGAGAAACGGCGCTACTCGGAGCACCCGCCGCGTGAGGAATATCTGCTGACCGTGGCCGGTCGCGATTTTCTGCCTGTGCTGTTCATGATTGGGGAATGGGGGCGTCAATACCGGGGCGGCGGCAATCTGGTTCGCTTTTTCGATGCTGAAAATGGAACGGAGATCAAAGCGGTGGCCGTGGATGCAGTGACCGGGGCGAAGATCGGGACGCGTCCGATACGCACGGTTATGCCGGATGAAAGCTGAGCGATGATTTGACCGGTCAGGTCGGTATTGGCTGAGCCGATTCACTTCGCCAGGCTGGTTACCTTGCCAAGCTTGCTATCGAGAGCACTGACTGGCCAAAAGGCAGGCCTGTTTTTGGTCGGGAGCGAGCGCTGAGTTTTCTTACCTGCCTTGCAGCAGGCCAAGGGAGGAAGGTCAGTAACTGGCTCCAGCCCTGATCCTCTCAAGCAAGCCTCAATGAATCTGGTTCGCCACCGCCCAAACCGCCGCTTCGACGCGCGAGCGGAACTTGAGTTTCTTAAGCAGGTTGCGGATGTGTACCTTGACCGTGCTTTCCATGATGTCGAGTTCGCGGGCGATCAGTTTGTTTGATTTGCCGACGGCCAGGCATTTCAGGATGGCGGTTTCGCGTTCGGTCAGGTTGGCGGCGTTGCGGCTGTCGACGACGCTTTCCTGACGCAGCGCGGTGGCGAGCAGGCTGGTCAGCTCCGGGCTGATCGCGTTCTGGCCTTTCATCACGTTGCCGATCAGGCTGAGCATGTCGGCCGGGTCGTTGTCTTTCAGGATGTAGCCGTCGGAGCCGGCGCGGATGGCGGCGATCAGGTCTTCCGGGGCGTTCGAGACGGTGAGGATGATGATGCGTGCGTCGATCTCGTGGTCGCGCATGGTGCGCAGGGTTTCCAGGCCGTTCATGCCCTTCATGTTGAGATCGAGCAGGATCAGGTCGGGGTCGAGTTCGCGGGCGCGGGCGATGCCTTCCTGGCCGCTCGCCGCTTCGCCGACCACCGCGTAGCCGCTTTCGAGTTCGAGCAACTGGCAGACGCCGCGGCGGAACAGGGGATGGTCGTCGATGACCAGGACGCGGGTGATATCGGGCATGGGGTTCCTCAGAGAGTAGGCTGGCGGTAGCTTTGCGGGCGGAAACTGAGCGTGATCGCGGTGCCCTGGCCGAAGCCGGTGTTGATCGACAGTTCGCCGCCGAGGATCAAGGCGCGGTCGCGCATGATGCTGGTGCCGAAATGGTTGGCGGGGATGCGTTCCGGGTCGAAGCCGCGGCCGTTGTCGGCAATGCGAACGCTGACCGCATGTTCGTCGTCGACGCGGATGTCCACACTGGCCATCTTCGCGCCGGCATGGCGTTCGATGTTGCTGAGCGCTTCGCGGATGACCCGGATGACGTGCATTTCCTCGTTGCCGGTCAGCACGATGCCGGACAGCGCATTGTCGAGACGGATGGCAAAGCCGAGTTTGTCCGAGAATTCGGCGATGGTTTCCTGCAGTGCCGCGTTGAAGCCGCGCTCGTCGATGCGCAGGCGGAAAGTGGTGATCAGTTCGCGCAGTTCGCGGTAGGCCGAGCTGAGGCCGTTCTTCAGTTCCTGGGCGATGGCGTAGGCGTCGGTGGCCGGGTCGATGTTCTTTTCCAGGCGGGTGACCTGGATTTTCAGGTAACTCAGTGACTGGGCGATCGAGTCGTGCAGTTCGCGGGCGATGGCCGAACGCTCCTCAAGCACGGCGAGACGGTGTTTTTCCTCGGCGCGGCGCATGTTGGAGAGGGCGTTCGAGACATGGTGGCCGACCGTTTCGATGATGCGCGCCTTGTCGCGCGGCAGCGCGGCGCCGGGCTTGAGGAAGATGGGCATGGTGCCGCGCAGTTTCTCGCTGTCGCCGATCGGCAGGAAGAGGATCTGTTGCGTCGTCGGGTCGGCTGCCGCGGCCTGTTCGGCGAGCGGTTGCTGGGCGCGTTCAAAACACTGCCCGCAATCGTGTTGACCGCATAGCGCCTGCAATTCGTCCGGCGTCAGATCGCCGAGTACCGGGTGCGCCGGCAACTGGCCGTTCTCGCTGATGCAAACCATGCTGTGGCCGAGTTCGAGGGCACTTTCGACTTCCTGCAGGATGGCCTGGATCATGTCCAGCTTGAGGTCGCTGGCCGATAGCTGCTGGCTGGTCCGGTACAGCAGTTCCAGCGAGCGGTTGCTGCGGGTCAGCTCCTCCGTCTTTTCCTCGACCTTGTCTTCGAGGTGGGCGTACATGTTGGCGATTTCGCCGATCATGGTGTTGAAGGCGCGCCCCATCTGGCCCAATTCATCGCTGGTGACATGCTGGACGCGCACGGTAAACGCGCCCTGCGACACGGTTTTCGCCGCCTTGAGCAGTTCGGCGAGGGGCAGTACCAGCTGCCGGCGCAGCATCCAGGTGGTGACCAGGCTGAGCAGGACGATGATCGCGAGCAGCACGAATTGCGTGGCGCGCAGGAAATTGACCTTGCGCTCGAGATCTTCCTCGATCAGTTGCACCACCAGGTCGATCTGGCCGACGAAGACCGGCACGTCCTGCGCCATTTCGTTGAGCGCATCGGCGTTGCCTTCGGTGGCGGCGCGTGCCAGCGGCCGAATGCTGGCCTGCCAGTGCGCGATGACCACGCCAATCGCGGCATCGAGCGCCAGGTTGTCGGCCGACTTGGCCTTGATGAAGCGGTCCAGGCTGTTCAGGCGACGTTCGAACAGGTCGACGGTATCGAGCGCCTGGCGCCGCTTGTCCGGCTGCTGTACCTCGCTCAGGGTGCGGAAGCTCAGCATGCGCAGCGAACCGGAGAGATTGATCGCGTTGGCCTTGCCGCTGATGTTGTCGGCAATCGCCGTGGACATCACGATGGAAATGAAGGAGAGCAGGGCGAGCGTACCCATCGCGATGCCGAGCCGGGCCAGCACCGAATCGCGCAGGGCATGGGAGATGGATTTGAAGAAGGTCGTCATGGTGTGTATTGCGGCTTACCCCGGCTGGCGTTGTGGGTATTGCCCAAAGGCGGCACCCGGCGCGGCGTGTTTTTACATGGCCTTGATTTTACGTGGAAAGGCCTGTGCCAGCGGGGCGAATCATCTACCGCTTTGGAGGTAGGGCGCGTAGCGGTCGACGCTTATTACCCCCTGTTTTTCAAGGAAATGCCTCCCTATGATGCAGCTCAGATCATTCAAGGGGCAGTCAAGGTGCAAGTTTCCCGCCGCGCATTTCTCGGGGTTCGCCACAACGGCAGTGGCGATGTCATGCGCCCGCCTTGGGCGCTGGCCGAGGCGGCTTTCCTGGAAAACTGCACGCGTTGCGACGCCTGTATCGATGCCTGTCCGACCCACCTGTTGCTCAAGGGCAGCGGCGGTTTCCCCGAAGCCGATTTCACGCCGGGGCGTGCTCCTGCCGGTTGCACCTTCTGCGGCGACTGCCTGAGCGCCTGCCGCGATGGTGCCCTGAAAAAAATCGACGGGCAGGCCGCCTGGTCCTTGCTGCCGGTTTTCGCCAAAACCTGTCTGGCCGTCCTCAATGTCGTCTGCCGCACCTGCGGCGAAGCCTGCGAAGCGCGGGCGATCAGCTTTCCGCCGCGTCTCGGCGGCGTCTCCCTGCCGCAACTCGATGTTGCCGCCTGCACCGGCTGCGGCGCCTGCCTGGCCGATTGCCCGACGCAGGCGATCGCCATGCTCCCCGATTCCTCTCGTTCCATTGCCACGCAAGGTGCCGCATGAAGATTATCAGTCTGGTTCTGAAATATTTCCCGGCTCGCGCCGAACAGGTCAAGGCGGGGGTGGAAGCCGTTGCCGGCGCCGCCGTCGCGCATGACGACGGTGCGGGACGAATGATTGTTGTCGTCGAGGATGGCGAGGGTTACGCCGTCTCCGACTCGATTATCCAGGTCCATCAGGTGGCCGACATCATGTCGGTGACTTTGGCTTACGAATACAGCGACGAAGCGCTTGCTCTTGAGGAGGTTTGACCATGACCATGAACCGACGTGATTTTCTGAAAACCCAGGCCATTGCGGCCGCTGCCGCCACGGCGGGGATTCCGCTGGCGGCCGAGGCCGCCAAGCCGGTTGCCGCCCCGGCCGGCGGAACCGACATCCGCTGGGACAAGGCGGCCTGCCGTTTTTGCGGCACCGGCTGCTCGGTGCTGGTCGGCGTGCAACAAGGCCGCATCGTGGCCACCCAGGGCGATCCGGATGCCCCGGTCAATCGCGGCCTGAATTGCATCAAGGGCTACTTCCTGTCGAAGATCATGTATGGCGAAGACCGCCTGACCAAGCCGCTGCTGCGCATGAAGGACGGCAAGTACGACAAGAACGGCGACTTCCAGCCGATCACCTGGAAACAGGCCTTCGACATCATGGAAGAAAAGTGGAAGACGGCGATCAAGGCCGAAGGTGCCAACTCGACCGCGATGTTCGGCTCCGGCCAATGGACGATCTGGGAAGGCTATGCCGCATCCAAGCTGATGAAGGCCGGCTTCCGCACCAACAACCTCGATCCCAATGCCCGCCACTGCATGGCCTCGGCCGTGACCGGCTTCATGCGCACCTTCGGCATCGACGAGCCGATGGGCTGCTACGACGACATCGAGAACGGTGACGCCTTCGTGCTCTGGGGTTCCAACATGGCCGAGATGCACCCGATCCTGTGGTCGCGCATTACCGATCGCCGCCTGACCCATCCGAATGCCGAAGTGCATGTGCTGTCCACCTTCGAGCATCGCAGCTTCGAGCTGGCCGACAACGGCATGATCTTCACGCCGCAGACCGACCTCGCCATCCTCAATTACATCTGCAACTACATCATCCAGAGCGGCAAGGTCGATCAGGAGTTCGTCAAGAAGCACGTCAATTTCAAGATGGGCGAGACCGACATCGGCTTCGGCCTGCGTCCGGCGCATGCGCTGGAAAAGGATGCCAAGTTCAACGGTTATCCCGGCGCCGACGGCAAGCCGAAGAACAATCCGAACGACGCACACCCGATCACCTTCGACGAGTTCAAGAAATTCGTCTCCGAATACACCCTGGAAAAGGCCGCCAAGATCTCCGGCGTGCAGCCCGAGCGCCTGAAGAAGATGGCCGAGCTCTATGCCGATCCGAAGCGCAAGGTGATCAGCTTCTGGACCATGGGTTTCAACCAGCATACGCGCGGCACCTGGGTCAATAACATGATCTACAACGTGCATCTGCTGACCGGCAAGATCTCGACGCCGGGCTGCGGCCCGTTCTCGCTGACCGGCCAGCCATCTGCCTGCGGCACGGCGCGCGAAGTGGGCACCTTTGCCCATCGCCTGCCGGCCGACATGGTGGTGACCAACCCGGATCACCGCAAGCACACCGAGGAAATCTGGAAGCTGCCGGAAGGCACCATTCCCGACAAGATCGGCCTGCACGCCGTGGCGCAGAGCCGCGCCCTGAAGGACGGCAAGCTCAAGTGCTACTGGACGAGCACGACCAACAACATGCAGGCCGGGCCGAACATCAACCAGGAAATCTATCCGGGCTGGCGCAATCCGGCGGCGTTTGTGGTGGTTTCCGA carries:
- the narL gene encoding two-component system response regulator NarL gives rise to the protein MPDITRVLVIDDHPLFRRGVCQLLELESGYAVVGEAASGQEGIARARELDPDLILLDLNMKGMNGLETLRTMRDHEIDARIIILTVSNAPEDLIAAIRAGSDGYILKDNDPADMLSLIGNVMKGQNAISPELTSLLATALRQESVVDSRNAANLTERETAILKCLAVGKSNKLIARELDIMESTVKVHIRNLLKKLKFRSRVEAAVWAVANQIH
- a CDS encoding histidine kinase; translation: MTTFFKSISHALRDSVLARLGIAMGTLALLSFISIVMSTAIADNISGKANAINLSGSLRMLSFRTLSEVQQPDKRRQALDTVDLFERRLNSLDRFIKAKSADNLALDAAIGVVIAHWQASIRPLARAATEGNADALNEMAQDVPVFVGQIDLVVQLIEEDLERKVNFLRATQFVLLAIIVLLSLVTTWMLRRQLVLPLAELLKAAKTVSQGAFTVRVQHVTSDELGQMGRAFNTMIGEIANMYAHLEDKVEEKTEELTRSNRSLELLYRTSQQLSASDLKLDMIQAILQEVESALELGHSMVCISENGQLPAHPVLGDLTPDELQALCGQHDCGQCFERAQQPLAEQAAAADPTTQQILFLPIGDSEKLRGTMPIFLKPGAALPRDKARIIETVGHHVSNALSNMRRAEEKHRLAVLEERSAIARELHDSIAQSLSYLKIQVTRLEKNIDPATDAYAIAQELKNGLSSAYRELRELITTFRLRIDERGFNAALQETIAEFSDKLGFAIRLDNALSGIVLTGNEEMHVIRVIREALSNIERHAGAKMASVDIRVDDEHAVSVRIADNGRGFDPERIPANHFGTSIMRDRALILGGELSINTGFGQGTAITLSFRPQSYRQPTL
- the napF gene encoding ferredoxin-type protein NapF, with the protein product MRPPWALAEAAFLENCTRCDACIDACPTHLLLKGSGGFPEADFTPGRAPAGCTFCGDCLSACRDGALKKIDGQAAWSLLPVFAKTCLAVLNVVCRTCGEACEARAISFPPRLGGVSLPQLDVAACTGCGACLADCPTQAIAMLPDSSRSIATQGAA
- a CDS encoding chaperone NapD codes for the protein MKIISLVLKYFPARAEQVKAGVEAVAGAAVAHDDGAGRMIVVVEDGEGYAVSDSIIQVHQVADIMSVTLAYEYSDEALALEEV
- the napA gene encoding nitrate reductase catalytic subunit NapA, with amino-acid sequence MTMNRRDFLKTQAIAAAAATAGIPLAAEAAKPVAAPAGGTDIRWDKAACRFCGTGCSVLVGVQQGRIVATQGDPDAPVNRGLNCIKGYFLSKIMYGEDRLTKPLLRMKDGKYDKNGDFQPITWKQAFDIMEEKWKTAIKAEGANSTAMFGSGQWTIWEGYAASKLMKAGFRTNNLDPNARHCMASAVTGFMRTFGIDEPMGCYDDIENGDAFVLWGSNMAEMHPILWSRITDRRLTHPNAEVHVLSTFEHRSFELADNGMIFTPQTDLAILNYICNYIIQSGKVDQEFVKKHVNFKMGETDIGFGLRPAHALEKDAKFNGYPGADGKPKNNPNDAHPITFDEFKKFVSEYTLEKAAKISGVQPERLKKMAELYADPKRKVISFWTMGFNQHTRGTWVNNMIYNVHLLTGKISTPGCGPFSLTGQPSACGTAREVGTFAHRLPADMVVTNPDHRKHTEEIWKLPEGTIPDKIGLHAVAQSRALKDGKLKCYWTSTTNNMQAGPNINQEIYPGWRNPAAFVVVSDCYPTVSAMAADLVLPSAMWTEKEGAYGNAERRTQFWRQQVKAPGEAKSDLWQYIEFSKRFKVEEVWPAELIAKKPEYKGKTLFDILYKNGQVNKFPLADLEKTNAHAIKGYSNEESKELGFYLQKGLFEEYAMFGRGHGHDLADFDVYHKARGLRWPVVDGKETLWRFREGFDPYVPKGEGVRFYGHKDGKAVIFALPYQDPPEKPDADFDLWLCTGRVLEHWHTGSMTRRVPELHRAVPEAVVFMHPDDAKKRGLQRGMKVKVASRRGEIMIRVETKGRNKPPVGLVFIPFFDEGKLVNKLTLDATCPISKETDYKKCAVKISRA